A DNA window from Vigna angularis cultivar LongXiaoDou No.4 chromosome 1, ASM1680809v1, whole genome shotgun sequence contains the following coding sequences:
- the LOC108323811 gene encoding uncharacterized protein LOC108323811, whose protein sequence is MGGHGGLNILPQKRWNVYNYENREKVRRDEEQAAKEEQLKREQARKRDAEFRLERLRTARGLAPKLLPPGPEPEPEPKPELEPEPSSDAGHINLFEGIKIFDPIQEPQKEDPPAKKKKKVEGGPKPAVVVGPEDEKYRLGYGLAGKGVQLPWYLRKPNDDVVKDESGDGDRRENKGEKKRKTMEELREERMKRERREKDRERALRHEKMQSHRDVSGSRRRVSR, encoded by the coding sequence ATGGGAGGTCACGGAGGTCTGAATATTCTCCCTCAGAAACGTTGGAACGTTTACAATTACGAGAACAGAGAGAAGGTTCGTCGCGACGAGGAACAAGCCGCCAAGGAGGAACAGCTCAAGCGCGAGCAGGCTCGGAAGCGCGACGCCGAGTTCCGTCTCGAGCGTCTCCGCACCGCTCGAGGTTTGGCACCGAAGCTTCTCCCTCCCGGACCAGAACCCGAACCCGAACCCAAACCCGAACTTGAGCCCGAGCCTTCTTCCGACGCTGGCCACATCAACCTTTTTGAAGGGATCAAGATTTTCGACCCAATTCAGGAGCCTCAGAAAGAGGATCCTCCggcaaagaagaagaaaaaggtggAGGGAGGACCCAAACCCGCCGTTGTTGTGGGCCCGGAGGATGAGAAGTATAGACTTGGTTACGGGCTTGCCGGGAAGGGGGTTCAGTTACCGTGGTATCTTCGGAAACCTAATGATGATGTAGTGAAGGATGAAAGCGGTGACGGCGATAGGAGGGAGAATAAGGgtgagaagaagaggaagacgaTGGAGGAGTTGAGGGAAGAGAGAATGAAAagggagagaagagagaaggacCGCGAGAGGGCTTTGAGACACGAGAAGATGCAGAGTCACAGAGATGTTTCTGGCAGTAGGAGGAGGGTCTCTAGATGA
- the LOC108319669 gene encoding vesicle-associated protein 1-2 — protein sequence MSSGELLNIEPLELKFPFELKKQISCSLQLSNKTDAYVAFKVKTTNPKKYCVRPNTGIVMPRSTCDVMVTMQAQKEAPPDMQCKDKFLLQSVKTVDGASPKDITPEMFNKESGHVVEESKLRVVYVSPPQPPSPVPEGSEEGSSPRGSVSENGNSNGSDFTQVARGFTERPEAQDKLAEARALISRLTEEKNNAIEQNSKLRQELDLLKREGNKSRGVSYVIVVLIGLLGIIMGCLLKKT from the exons ATGAGCAGTGGGGAGCTCCTCAACATCGAACCTCTCGAACTCAAGTTCCCCT TTGAACTGAAGAAGCAGATCTCATGTTCTCTTCAATTGTCTAATAAGACCGATGCTTATGTCGCCTTCAAG GTGAAAACAACCAATCCGAAGAAGTATTGTGTTCGTCCGAACACTGGAATTGTCATGCCGCGATCTACTTGTGATGTTATGG TTACCATGCAAGCACAAAAAGAGGCTCCGCCTGATATGCAATGCAAGGATAAGTTTCTTCTTCAGAGCGTAAAAACTGTTGATGGTGCTAGTCCGAAGGACATCACTCCGGAAATG TTCAACAAGGAGTCGGGGCATGTGGTCGAGGAGAGCAAATTGAGAGTGGTGTATGTTTCTCCTCCTCAACCACCGTCTCCAGTACCAGAAGGTTCTGAGGAAGGATCCTCACCTAGAGGTTCTGTTTCAGAGAATGGAAATTCCAACGGTTCTGACTTCACACAA GTAGCGAGAGGGTTTACAGAGCGACCTGAGGCTCAAGACAAATTGGCAGAG GCTAGAGCTCTTATCTCAAGACTGACTGAAGAAAAGAATAATGCAATTGAACAAAATAGCAAGCTTCGCCAGGAACTG GATCTACTGAAGCGGGAAGGCAACAAAAGTCGTGGAGTATCATATGTCATTGTCGTATTAATTGGCTTACTTGGCATAATAATGGGGTGCCTCTTGAAGAAGACCTAA